In the genome of Rhizobium etli 8C-3, one region contains:
- the lysA gene encoding diaminopimelate decarboxylase, with the protein MNHFEYRDGILYAENVPVPEIAKAVGTPFYCYSTATLERHYRVFSEAFSDIDSMVCYAMKANSNQAVLKTLGNLGAGIDVVSEGELRRALAAGIPASRIMFSGVGKTPGEMDLALQAGIYCFNVESEPELEILNQRAIRAGKKAPVSFRINPDVDAKTHSKISTGKKENKFGISWERARAVYAQAAKLPGIEVTGIDMHIGSQITELQPFDDAFKLLRELVDTLRADGHDIHHVDIGGGLGIPYKEDNFPPPLPDAYAAIVKNQLRGLNCKIVTEPGRLIVGNAGILVTEVIYVKDGGEKTFVIVDAAMNDLIRPTLYDAWHEIRPVVISAANAPRIKADIVGPVCETGDYLALDREMAMPKPGDLFAVSSGGAYGAVQAGTYNSRLLVPEVLVKGADFHVVRPRRTYEELIGLDSVPAWIE; encoded by the coding sequence GTGAACCACTTCGAATATCGCGACGGCATCCTTTACGCCGAGAACGTCCCCGTTCCGGAGATCGCCAAGGCCGTCGGCACGCCGTTCTATTGCTATTCGACCGCAACGCTTGAGCGCCACTACCGGGTCTTTTCAGAAGCCTTCAGCGATATCGACTCCATGGTCTGCTACGCGATGAAGGCGAATTCGAACCAGGCTGTGTTGAAGACTCTCGGCAATCTCGGCGCCGGCATCGACGTCGTGTCCGAAGGTGAATTGCGCCGCGCGCTTGCCGCAGGCATTCCGGCAAGCCGCATCATGTTCTCCGGCGTGGGCAAGACGCCCGGGGAGATGGATCTCGCGCTTCAGGCCGGCATCTACTGCTTCAACGTCGAATCCGAACCGGAACTCGAGATTCTCAATCAGCGCGCGATCCGGGCCGGCAAGAAGGCGCCGGTCTCCTTCCGCATCAATCCTGACGTCGATGCAAAGACGCATTCGAAGATCTCGACCGGCAAGAAGGAAAACAAGTTCGGCATTTCTTGGGAACGCGCTCGCGCCGTCTATGCGCAAGCCGCCAAGCTGCCTGGTATCGAAGTCACCGGCATCGACATGCATATCGGCAGCCAGATCACCGAGCTGCAGCCCTTCGACGATGCTTTCAAGCTGTTGCGCGAACTGGTCGACACGCTACGTGCCGATGGCCACGACATCCATCATGTCGATATCGGCGGCGGCCTTGGCATTCCTTATAAGGAAGACAACTTTCCGCCGCCGCTGCCGGACGCCTATGCGGCGATCGTCAAGAACCAACTCCGCGGGCTGAACTGCAAGATCGTGACTGAACCGGGCCGCCTGATCGTCGGTAACGCCGGCATCCTCGTTACCGAAGTCATCTATGTAAAGGACGGTGGAGAAAAGACCTTCGTCATTGTCGATGCGGCAATGAACGATCTCATCCGCCCGACGCTTTACGACGCCTGGCACGAAATCCGGCCAGTCGTGATCTCGGCGGCAAATGCGCCGCGCATCAAAGCCGATATCGTAGGCCCGGTATGCGAGACCGGGGACTATCTGGCGCTCGATCGCGAGATGGCGATGCCGAAGCCGGGCGATCTGTTTGCAGTCAGTTCCGGCGGCGCCTATGGCGCGGTGCAGGCAGGCACCTACAACAGCCGCCTGCTGGTGCCAGAAGTTCTGGTGAAGGGTGCCGATTTCCATGTGGTTCGGCCCCGCCGCACCTATGAAGAACTGATCGGCCTCGACTCCGTACCCGCCTGGATCGAGTGA
- a CDS encoding TIGR02302 family protein, with protein MAETGLTNSPHRHRRGAFALRPSLARLVAVKRFFARLVLVSEQVLPPLVPVLSVIAFYLTASWFGLFRSVPDFMRVGLLIAFGIAFLGALIPFRKLRWPDTAEADRLLEERNGLPHQPVTVQEDEPAFDTPFARALWREHQMRMAKKIAALDTGFPRPDIATHDRFALRAIPALLVVTAFGYSLSTNGGSLTDALQPPVAPAATNPAVRIDAWVTPPSYTSRAPVYLTATGTEQAINVPQFSNLTVRVSGGQTDQKVVFRKESGEVQEIASEAKANQEPDAAPQAKPQTPATPALAAQTHLMKLEENGALLVNGRTWNFNVIPDKAPEIAFDGLPKPSVNGALEIGFTVKDDYGVQEARAEILPMASDPQATPLYPLPDFRLDIPRRNARDAKAVTSKNLTEHPLAGKRVRVTLVAKDAAGQTGRSPPHEMTLPSRPFNEPLAAAVAEERQVFALDTRKMPEAIALNEALTIRPEETIPKLTNYLLLQSAQTRMKLAKGDEQLKDTADYLWDIAIGMEDGDLSLAERNLRNAQQNLADALQRNAPDPEIKKLMDELRKAMNEYMRELAQRMQNAPMQPNQNAQNIIRQQDLERMMDQIENLARSGNRDAAQQMLSELQRMMNNLQAGRPQQGQQQQGDNSQMRQQMDKLGQILRDQQKLMEQTFKLDQQLKDRMQRGDPNMDMNDPLLDQMMPGQDGQPQDQQQGQNGEQGQSPSEQMTEEELRNALKQLRAQQDALGKQLGELQKGLGEMGMKPGPGFGQAQREMEGAGRELGQGRGEPALQGQGRALEALRQGARDMMNQMMQAQQGQQGQGPQGQVGQGNQNGRDPLGRPRRAEGPDFGDQVKVPDEIDVQRAREILDAIREKLGNNPPQEMERRYLERLLDIH; from the coding sequence ATGGCGGAGACCGGATTGACGAATAGCCCCCACAGGCACAGACGTGGTGCATTTGCCCTTCGGCCCTCGCTGGCGAGGCTTGTAGCGGTAAAGCGATTTTTTGCGCGCCTGGTCCTTGTTTCCGAGCAGGTCCTGCCACCGCTCGTTCCGGTTCTTTCCGTCATTGCCTTTTATTTGACAGCGTCCTGGTTCGGCCTCTTCCGCTCCGTTCCTGACTTCATGCGCGTCGGGCTGCTGATTGCCTTCGGCATCGCCTTCCTCGGCGCACTCATCCCATTTCGCAAACTTCGCTGGCCCGATACCGCCGAAGCCGACCGCCTGCTCGAGGAGCGCAACGGCCTACCGCATCAGCCGGTGACTGTGCAGGAAGACGAACCGGCCTTCGACACGCCCTTTGCAAGGGCGCTTTGGCGCGAACATCAGATGCGGATGGCGAAGAAGATAGCAGCCCTCGACACTGGCTTTCCCCGCCCGGACATCGCAACCCACGACCGTTTCGCTCTGCGTGCCATCCCGGCCCTGCTTGTCGTCACGGCCTTCGGTTACTCGCTTTCGACCAACGGCGGCTCACTTACCGACGCGCTGCAGCCGCCCGTCGCGCCGGCAGCGACCAATCCGGCTGTGCGTATCGACGCATGGGTCACCCCGCCCTCCTATACCAGCCGCGCTCCGGTCTATCTGACGGCAACCGGCACGGAGCAGGCGATCAACGTTCCGCAGTTCTCGAACCTGACAGTTCGCGTCAGCGGCGGGCAGACGGACCAAAAGGTGGTATTCCGGAAGGAGAGCGGCGAGGTACAGGAAATCGCCTCCGAGGCAAAGGCCAATCAAGAGCCCGATGCTGCACCCCAGGCGAAGCCACAGACTCCTGCCACCCCGGCACTTGCCGCACAGACACATTTGATGAAGCTTGAGGAAAACGGTGCGCTGCTCGTCAATGGCCGCACGTGGAACTTCAACGTCATTCCCGACAAGGCGCCCGAGATTGCTTTCGACGGATTGCCCAAACCCAGCGTAAACGGGGCGCTGGAAATCGGCTTCACGGTGAAGGATGATTACGGCGTGCAGGAGGCACGTGCAGAAATCCTGCCGATGGCTTCCGATCCGCAGGCAACGCCGCTTTATCCACTGCCCGATTTCCGGCTGGACATTCCGCGCCGCAACGCACGTGATGCCAAGGCCGTGACCAGCAAGAACCTGACCGAACATCCGCTGGCCGGAAAGCGCGTACGCGTTACGCTGGTCGCCAAGGATGCCGCCGGCCAGACGGGCCGGAGCCCGCCGCATGAAATGACGCTGCCGTCGCGGCCGTTCAATGAGCCGCTGGCCGCAGCCGTTGCGGAAGAACGCCAGGTTTTCGCCCTCGATACCCGCAAGATGCCGGAAGCGATCGCTCTCAACGAGGCGTTGACGATCCGTCCTGAAGAAACGATTCCCAAGCTCACCAATTATCTGCTGCTGCAATCGGCGCAGACGCGCATGAAGCTCGCCAAGGGCGACGAGCAGTTGAAGGATACGGCCGACTATCTCTGGGATATCGCGATCGGCATGGAGGACGGCGACCTTTCGCTTGCGGAACGCAACCTGCGCAACGCCCAGCAGAATCTCGCCGACGCGCTTCAGCGCAATGCGCCGGACCCGGAGATCAAGAAGCTCATGGACGAGCTCCGCAAGGCGATGAACGAATATATGAGGGAACTGGCTCAGCGCATGCAGAATGCGCCGATGCAGCCGAACCAGAACGCGCAGAACATCATTCGCCAGCAGGATCTGGAGCGCATGATGGACCAGATTGAGAATCTCGCCCGTTCAGGCAACCGAGATGCCGCTCAGCAGATGCTTTCCGAATTGCAGCGCATGATGAACAACCTGCAGGCCGGCAGGCCGCAACAGGGCCAGCAGCAGCAGGGCGACAACAGTCAGATGCGCCAGCAGATGGACAAGCTTGGCCAGATATTGCGCGACCAGCAGAAGCTGATGGAGCAGACCTTCAAGCTGGACCAACAGTTGAAGGACCGTATGCAGCGCGGCGATCCGAACATGGATATGAACGATCCGCTGCTTGACCAGATGATGCCAGGCCAAGATGGCCAGCCGCAGGACCAGCAGCAGGGGCAGAACGGCGAGCAGGGGCAGTCACCTTCCGAGCAGATGACCGAGGAAGAACTGCGCAACGCGTTGAAACAGCTCCGAGCCCAGCAGGATGCGCTTGGCAAGCAGCTCGGCGAACTCCAGAAAGGCCTTGGTGAGATGGGTATGAAGCCCGGCCCGGGCTTTGGTCAGGCACAGCGCGAAATGGAAGGTGCCGGGCGCGAACTCGGCCAGGGCCGCGGCGAACCGGCTCTCCAGGGCCAAGGGCGCGCGCTGGAAGCATTGCGCCAGGGCGCCCGGGACATGATGAACCAGATGATGCAGGCGCAACAGGGCCAGCAAGGCCAAGGGCCACAAGGTCAGGTGGGCCAGGGCAACCAGAACGGTCGCGATCCGCTCGGTCGTCCGCGTCGCGCAGAAGGCCCGGATTTCGGCGACCAAGTGAAGGTACCCGACGAAATCGACGTGCAGCGCGCCCGTGAAATCCTGGATGCAATCCGTGAAAAGCTCGGCAACAACCCGCCGCAGGAAATGGAGCGGCGCTATCTGGAACGGCTGCTGGATATCCATTAG
- a CDS encoding response regulator, translating into MAKILITEDEDSLRTFVARALRLDGHETDEAADGAEGLEKLKVGIYDLLLSDIRMPVMDGIELAHQAKSAFPALKILLMTGYAEQRERADDLAEKIVDVVEKPFALPDIRKAVARALAA; encoded by the coding sequence ATGGCAAAAATTCTGATCACGGAAGACGAAGATTCGCTTCGCACTTTCGTCGCCCGCGCCTTGCGCCTTGACGGTCATGAGACCGACGAAGCAGCCGATGGCGCCGAGGGGCTGGAGAAGCTCAAGGTCGGGATCTACGATCTGCTGCTTTCGGATATCCGCATGCCGGTCATGGACGGCATCGAGCTTGCGCATCAGGCGAAATCGGCCTTTCCGGCGCTCAAGATCCTGCTGATGACGGGCTATGCCGAACAGCGCGAACGGGCCGACGACCTTGCAGAAAAGATCGTGGATGTCGTCGAAAAGCCGTTTGCACTTCCAGACATCCGAAAGGCAGTTGCCCGGGCGTTGGCTGCCTGA
- the hpt gene encoding hypoxanthine phosphoribosyltransferase yields the protein MPVVRGKTIEPLFTAEQIAERNHEMAKQIAAGPTKDLLVIAVLKGSFIFAADLIRALHDSGLAPEVEFITLSSYGTGTESKGVRIVKDIDSDVKDRDVLLIDDILESGRTLLFAKELLYERGARNVSIAVLLDKSVKRKEKLEADYVGFECPDYFVVGYGMDVAYAFRELPYVGVVTGDA from the coding sequence ATGCCTGTCGTGCGCGGAAAAACTATCGAGCCGCTTTTCACTGCCGAGCAGATTGCCGAGCGCAATCACGAGATGGCAAAGCAAATCGCTGCGGGTCCGACAAAGGACCTGCTCGTCATTGCCGTGTTGAAGGGGTCGTTCATTTTCGCCGCAGACCTCATCCGCGCTCTGCACGACAGCGGGCTTGCGCCCGAAGTCGAATTCATCACGCTTTCCAGCTACGGCACCGGAACTGAATCTAAGGGCGTGCGCATCGTCAAGGATATCGACAGCGACGTGAAAGACCGCGACGTGTTGCTGATAGACGACATCCTCGAATCCGGCCGCACGTTGCTTTTTGCCAAGGAACTTCTCTATGAACGGGGCGCGCGCAACGTCAGCATCGCCGTGCTGCTCGACAAGAGCGTCAAGCGCAAAGAAAAGCTCGAGGCAGACTATGTGGGTTTCGAATGCCCGGACTACTTCGTCGTCGGCTACGGCATGGATGTCGCCTATGCGTTCCGCGAGCTGCCCTACGTCGGCGTGGTTACCGGCGACGCCTGA
- the ftsE gene encoding cell division ATP-binding protein FtsE, which produces MIHFENVGLRYGMGPEILRDLTFDIPKKSFQFLTGPSGAGKTTLLRLLFLSLQPTRGLIRMFGRDISDIPRPELPLLRRRVGIVFQDFRLLDHLTTYENVALPLRVRGKDESSYKTDVLELLKWVGLGERINVLPPVLSGGEKQRAAIARALIDRPEVLLADEPTGNVDPPMARRLLNLFLELNRLGTAVVIATHDLTLMDQVEARRMILSEGHLDVYD; this is translated from the coding sequence TTGATCCATTTCGAGAATGTCGGTTTGCGCTATGGCATGGGCCCGGAGATTCTCCGGGACCTCACCTTCGATATTCCGAAAAAGTCCTTTCAGTTCCTGACAGGTCCGTCTGGCGCCGGGAAGACGACGCTTCTGCGCCTGCTTTTTTTGTCGCTGCAGCCGACACGAGGTCTGATCCGCATGTTCGGACGCGACATTTCCGACATTCCGCGGCCTGAGCTGCCTCTGCTTCGCCGCCGCGTGGGGATTGTCTTTCAGGATTTCCGCCTGCTCGATCATCTCACGACCTATGAGAATGTCGCGCTGCCGCTTCGCGTACGCGGCAAGGACGAGAGCTCTTACAAGACAGACGTGCTCGAACTGCTGAAATGGGTGGGGCTGGGCGAGCGCATCAATGTGCTTCCGCCGGTGCTTTCAGGCGGCGAGAAACAGCGCGCGGCAATCGCCCGGGCGCTGATCGACCGGCCCGAGGTTCTGCTTGCCGACGAGCCGACTGGCAACGTCGACCCGCCGATGGCACGCCGCCTGCTGAACCTCTTTCTCGAACTCAACCGCCTTGGTACAGCTGTCGTGATCGCAACTCACGATCTGACATTGATGGACCAGGTGGAAGCCCGCCGCATGATCCTTTCGGAAGGGCATCTTGACGTCTATGATTGA
- a CDS encoding cell division protein FtsX, with the protein MIEPASKNRAQSPAQAQQKRAEMRVRPTAPILPPSNIQGNALTVVIAIMAFLACLTLGGVSMVRSTAASWESQISREITIQIKPDDGLDMEKALTQARDIAMTFVGTKSGQILDDAATARLLEPWLGSGLDIKELPVPRLVIITIDETNPPDFDAMRSLLKESIPQASLDDHRTWVDRLVSMAHTTVMLGTGVLLLVFIAMVLTVVFATRGALSGNRHIVEVLHFVGAESSFVATEFQKHFLKISLKGSAIGSALAALFFLAAGFLQSRTIATPQTDQATALFGTFSVGALGYLGIFATMIVIALLTTLTARLTVMRTIYEIDTLRSDPTRSDGIAN; encoded by the coding sequence ATGATTGAGCCCGCATCAAAAAACCGCGCGCAAAGCCCCGCCCAAGCACAGCAGAAGCGGGCGGAAATGCGCGTGCGGCCAACGGCGCCGATCCTTCCGCCCTCGAATATCCAGGGCAACGCACTGACCGTCGTCATCGCCATCATGGCCTTCCTCGCCTGCCTGACGCTTGGCGGCGTCAGCATGGTGCGTTCGACAGCGGCCAGCTGGGAGAGCCAGATCTCCCGCGAGATCACCATCCAGATCAAGCCGGACGACGGCCTCGATATGGAAAAGGCGCTGACGCAGGCACGCGATATCGCCATGACCTTTGTCGGCACCAAAAGCGGCCAGATCTTAGATGACGCGGCAACGGCCCGTCTGCTGGAGCCATGGCTCGGCAGCGGCCTTGACATCAAGGAGCTCCCCGTCCCCCGCCTGGTGATTATTACCATCGACGAGACGAACCCGCCCGATTTTGACGCGATGCGCTCACTGCTGAAGGAGAGCATCCCTCAGGCCTCGCTGGACGATCACCGCACATGGGTCGATCGCCTCGTTTCAATGGCGCATACGACTGTCATGCTCGGCACCGGCGTGTTGCTGCTCGTCTTCATCGCCATGGTGCTGACGGTCGTCTTTGCGACACGTGGCGCGCTTTCCGGCAACCGCCATATCGTCGAGGTCTTGCATTTCGTGGGCGCCGAAAGCTCCTTCGTCGCGACTGAGTTCCAGAAGCATTTCCTGAAGATCAGTCTCAAGGGATCGGCAATCGGCAGCGCTTTGGCGGCTCTCTTTTTCTTGGCGGCGGGCTTCCTGCAGAGCCGAACGATTGCGACGCCGCAGACCGATCAAGCGACGGCTCTCTTCGGCACCTTCTCGGTCGGAGCCCTTGGTTACCTCGGCATCTTTGCGACGATGATCGTCATTGCATTGCTGACGACGCTCACAGCGCGACTGACGGTGATGCGCACGATCTACGAAATCGATACGCTGCGCTCCGATCCGACGCGAAGCGATGGCATCGCGAATTGA
- a CDS encoding YdcF family protein, producing MTMGHTRRTPIRPDPALASYGVETLRRGPLRRMLRWGGFAFVLASALLFVGFLRFADSVTTLKPPAEPKADAIVVLTGGYQRIDQAVELLEKGAGRRLLISGVHPSTTPGQIRKTTSAPADLFDCCVDIGYDAIDTIGNAQEAANWIHAKGYKSVLIVTNNYHMPRSLAELAYVDAETQFIPYPVVNSDLKTRAWFTDPNALRVMLAEYAKVLLAGARNITGFGRHPGLRSASITGPG from the coding sequence ATGACCATGGGCCATACTAGACGCACTCCGATTCGTCCCGACCCGGCGCTTGCCAGCTACGGCGTCGAAACGCTGCGTCGTGGTCCGCTGCGCCGGATGTTGCGATGGGGCGGTTTCGCCTTCGTCCTGGCAAGCGCGCTGCTTTTCGTCGGCTTCCTGCGGTTTGCCGATTCCGTAACCACCTTGAAACCTCCGGCCGAACCGAAAGCCGATGCCATCGTCGTTTTGACGGGCGGCTATCAGCGCATCGATCAGGCCGTCGAACTGCTTGAGAAGGGCGCGGGCAGGAGGCTGCTGATATCGGGCGTTCACCCGTCGACAACGCCGGGGCAGATTCGCAAAACCACATCGGCACCCGCTGATCTTTTCGACTGCTGCGTCGACATCGGCTATGACGCGATCGACACGATCGGCAATGCGCAGGAAGCTGCAAACTGGATCCATGCCAAAGGCTACAAGAGCGTTCTGATCGTCACCAACAACTACCACATGCCACGCAGTCTCGCCGAACTCGCCTATGTCGATGCCGAAACCCAGTTCATCCCCTACCCGGTCGTCAATTCCGACTTGAAGACCAGGGCCTGGTTCACCGATCCAAATGCGCTTCGCGTCATGCTCGCCGAATATGCCAAGGTGCTTCTGGCAGGGGCGCGCAACATCACCGGCTTCGGGCGCCATCCCGGCCTTCGCTCGGCAAGCATCACGGGCCCGGGCTGA
- a CDS encoding lysophospholipid acyltransferase family protein, which translates to MIALRSVLFNTIFYANLIIRMIALSPYYFVAPRKTAYAIPKNWALSNHWLMEKIVGTTFEIDGLENLPDGSYILAPKHQSFWDTYALLPWLKDPVYILKRELMWIPLFGWYAKKQRMIPVDRGARGKVMVEVLKRTKQELATGRQLIIYPEGTRRPPGAEPLYKYGIARMYRDLGIPVVPVAMHPGLFWPRRSAVRRPGHFKVRILPAIPPGMDPDQFFEHLIEVTEKASDELLVDTVARNPHLPLPASAVERLAQLRKATAASA; encoded by the coding sequence ATGATCGCCCTGCGTTCCGTTCTCTTCAATACGATCTTCTACGCCAACCTCATCATCCGGATGATCGCGCTTTCGCCCTATTATTTCGTCGCGCCCCGCAAGACCGCCTATGCAATTCCCAAGAACTGGGCGCTTTCGAACCATTGGCTGATGGAAAAGATCGTCGGGACGACCTTTGAGATCGACGGCCTAGAGAACCTGCCGGACGGCAGCTACATCCTCGCACCCAAGCACCAGTCCTTCTGGGACACCTATGCACTGCTGCCCTGGTTGAAAGACCCGGTTTACATCCTCAAGCGCGAATTGATGTGGATCCCGCTGTTCGGCTGGTATGCGAAGAAACAGCGCATGATCCCGGTCGATCGCGGCGCACGCGGCAAGGTGATGGTCGAGGTGCTGAAGCGCACCAAGCAAGAGCTTGCGACAGGCCGGCAACTGATCATCTATCCAGAAGGCACACGGCGGCCCCCGGGCGCAGAACCGCTCTACAAATACGGCATTGCCCGCATGTATCGGGATCTCGGCATTCCGGTCGTGCCGGTGGCCATGCATCCCGGCCTTTTCTGGCCGCGCCGCAGCGCCGTGCGCCGTCCCGGCCATTTCAAGGTTCGCATCCTGCCTGCCATTCCGCCGGGCATGGATCCGGATCAATTCTTCGAGCATCTGATCGAGGTGACCGAAAAGGCGAGCGACGAACTTCTGGTCGATACGGTTGCGCGCAATCCGCACCTGCCACTGCCGGCGAGCGCCGTCGAGAGGCTTGCGCAGTTGCGGAAGGCAACGGCTGCTTCCGCCTAA
- a CDS encoding gamma-glutamylcyclotransferase, whose amino-acid sequence MDEFWVFGYGSLMWNPGFEFLERSQALVYGYRRSLCVHSWVHRGTQQNPGLVLGLDRGGSCRGIAFRVALERRDEVMDYLRARELVTNVYRERHVPLSLPGRRNIKAIAYVVDRDHAQYAGALDASAAARMVHGAKGRSGSNDAYVFNTLLHLKEMGIRDHWLERVAGEVERLRAA is encoded by the coding sequence ATGGACGAATTTTGGGTATTTGGCTACGGATCACTGATGTGGAATCCGGGCTTCGAGTTTCTTGAGCGCTCTCAGGCTCTCGTTTACGGCTACCGGCGATCGCTATGCGTCCATTCCTGGGTTCACCGCGGGACGCAGCAAAATCCAGGTCTCGTGCTGGGCCTCGATCGTGGCGGCTCCTGCCGCGGCATAGCATTTCGCGTGGCCTTGGAGAGGCGGGACGAGGTGATGGACTATCTGCGCGCCCGCGAGCTCGTCACCAACGTCTATCGGGAGCGGCATGTGCCGCTATCGCTTCCCGGCCGACGCAACATCAAGGCGATTGCCTACGTCGTTGATCGCGACCACGCTCAATATGCTGGTGCACTCGATGCCTCGGCAGCTGCGCGCATGGTGCATGGGGCAAAAGGTCGATCCGGTTCGAACGACGCCTATGTCTTCAATACGCTTTTGCATCTGAAGGAGATGGGCATTCGCGACCATTGGCTGGAGCGGGTCGCCGGCGAGGTCGAGCGGTTGCGGGCCGCTTAG
- a CDS encoding DUF2125 domain-containing protein, which translates to MAASSQSGSGRKFWLLGLGIVLVIAIYTGGWFYAAAHLKETVLKVIAPRSTAGVSGECADIDFRGYPFRIGLYCSKVGVDDNTNGVSASFGELRSAAQVYAPGHIVWELDSPAEIRTANGLSISAQWENLQSSLVTRLNGIDRTSMVIDGLKAIAVSSHTGQTVNVDAGRTEVHLRQNAGDLDGAFSLRDANALIKDWPQVFPKFSASADITLAGKGGMIDGSDPQGLYGASGELRKAVADIGDGKVMTLTGPFSFDEQGFLSGKFKLEIEQLGPWRDSLKQALPEIAKTVDTAAKLLKALAVGGDRVSVDLVVQRGNATVSGFIPLGTIPPI; encoded by the coding sequence ATGGCAGCGTCAAGCCAATCCGGCAGCGGCAGAAAATTCTGGTTGCTCGGCTTGGGCATCGTTCTGGTTATCGCGATCTATACCGGCGGCTGGTTTTACGCAGCCGCCCACCTCAAGGAGACCGTGCTGAAGGTTATTGCGCCGCGCAGCACGGCCGGCGTCAGCGGTGAATGCGCCGATATCGACTTTCGCGGCTACCCGTTCCGCATTGGCCTTTATTGCTCGAAGGTGGGTGTGGACGACAACACGAACGGCGTCTCGGCTTCCTTTGGTGAACTTCGTTCCGCAGCGCAGGTTTACGCGCCGGGCCATATCGTCTGGGAACTCGATTCGCCGGCCGAAATCCGCACGGCAAACGGCCTTTCGATCTCGGCGCAGTGGGAAAACCTGCAATCCAGCCTGGTAACGAGGCTTAACGGCATCGACCGTACCTCCATGGTCATCGACGGACTGAAGGCAATCGCTGTGTCGTCCCATACCGGACAAACGGTCAATGTCGATGCAGGACGCACGGAAGTCCACCTCCGCCAGAATGCCGGCGATCTCGACGGTGCCTTCTCCCTGCGGGATGCAAATGCCCTGATCAAGGACTGGCCGCAGGTCTTCCCCAAATTCTCGGCGAGCGCAGATATCACCCTTGCGGGCAAAGGCGGAATGATCGACGGCAGCGATCCGCAGGGGCTTTATGGAGCAAGCGGAGAGCTGCGCAAGGCCGTGGCCGATATCGGCGACGGCAAGGTGATGACGTTGACAGGGCCCTTCTCCTTCGATGAGCAAGGCTTTCTGTCCGGCAAGTTCAAGCTGGAGATCGAGCAACTCGGCCCCTGGCGCGACAGCCTGAAACAGGCCCTCCCGGAAATCGCCAAGACCGTCGATACCGCCGCCAAGCTTCTGAAGGCGCTCGCAGTCGGCGGCGACAGGGTTTCGGTCGACCTCGTCGTTCAGCGCGGCAATGCCACCGTAAGCGGCTTCATCCCGCTCGGTACGATCCCACCGATCTGA
- a CDS encoding prephenate/arogenate dehydrogenase family protein — protein sequence MTAQFDRIALIGIGLIGSSIAHDIKRLGLANEVVVATRSAETLRRAEELQLGSRYTVSSAEAAKNADLVIVSVPVGASESVAKEIAGSVKAGAIVTDVGSTKASVIAQMQPHMPPHVHFIPGHPLAGTEKSGPDAGFPGLFEGRWCIFTPIAGTDEGALKKLRKFWESLGSKVDEMDADHHDKVLAIVSHLPHIIAYNIVGTADDLETVTESEVIKYSASGFRDFTRLAASDPTMWRDVCLHNKDAILEMLARFSEDLAYLQRAIRWGEGDKLFELFSRTRAIRRSIVQAGQDVDTPDFGRPHAQDTKTN from the coding sequence ATGACAGCGCAGTTTGATCGCATCGCGCTGATCGGCATCGGGCTGATCGGCTCCTCGATCGCCCACGACATCAAGCGGCTGGGGCTTGCCAACGAAGTCGTCGTTGCAACGCGAAGTGCCGAAACGCTGAGGCGTGCCGAGGAACTGCAGCTCGGCAGCCGCTATACGGTTTCGTCGGCCGAGGCCGCCAAGAATGCCGATCTCGTTATCGTGTCCGTGCCGGTCGGTGCCTCGGAAAGTGTTGCCAAGGAAATAGCAGGAAGCGTGAAGGCGGGCGCGATCGTCACCGACGTCGGATCCACCAAGGCTTCGGTCATCGCGCAAATGCAACCGCATATGCCGCCGCATGTGCACTTCATCCCCGGCCATCCGCTGGCCGGTACGGAAAAATCCGGTCCCGACGCCGGCTTCCCAGGCCTTTTCGAAGGCCGCTGGTGCATCTTCACGCCGATTGCGGGTACGGATGAGGGCGCGCTCAAAAAGCTTCGCAAATTCTGGGAAAGCCTTGGCTCCAAGGTCGATGAGATGGACGCCGACCACCACGACAAGGTTCTCGCCATCGTCTCGCACCTGCCGCACATCATTGCCTACAACATTGTGGGCACGGCCGACGATCTGGAAACCGTGACTGAATCGGAGGTGATCAAGTACTCCGCCTCGGGCTTCCGCGACTTTACGCGCCTGGCAGCCTCCGATCCGACGATGTGGCGTGACGTCTGCCTGCACAACAAGGATGCGATCCTCGAAATGCTGGCGCGCTTTTCGGAAGATCTTGCCTATCTGCAGCGGGCGATCCGCTGGGGCGAGGGCGACAAGCTTTTCGAGCTCTTCAGCCGCACTCGGGCGATCCGCCGCTCGATCGTCCAGGCAGGCCAGGATGTGGACACGCCAGACTTCGGTCGCCCACATGCGCAGGATACGAAGACGAACTGA